In one window of Mercurialis annua linkage group LG4, ddMerAnnu1.2, whole genome shotgun sequence DNA:
- the LOC126679252 gene encoding early nodulin-like protein 17, giving the protein MKKACGFSSSLIMVAIAVVLMVVMVPQVSATRWTVGGNKGWTTNVNYTIWAQDKHFYKDDWLFFVYDRNQMNVLEVNKTDYESCNSDHFLHNWTTGAGRDVVPLNVTRDYYIISGKGFCYGGMKLAIHVEKLPPPPTASPVKNASPVSNLRGQYVLPAVVAIGVLWDAFVHIW; this is encoded by the exons ATGAAGAAGGCATGTGGGTTCAGCTCATCGTTGATAATGGTGGCGATAGCGGTGGTGCTAATGGTGGTTATGGTACCACAAGTCTCCGCCACTAGATGGACTGTAGGAGGTAACAAGGGTTGGACTACTAATGTGAACTACACCATTTGGGCTCAGGATAAGCATTTCTATAAAGACGATTGGCTCT TTTTTGTGTACGACAGGAACCAGATGAATGTGCTAGAAGTGAACAAGACAGATTACGAGTCGTGCAACTCTGATCATTTTCTTCACAACTGGACTACAGGAGCTGGAAGAGATGTAGTTCCGCTCAACGTGACTCGTGACTACTACATCATTAGCGGGAAAGGGTTCTGTTACGGTGGCATGAAGCTAGCTATTCATGTCGAAAAGCTACCTCCTCCTCCAACTGCTTCCCCTGTAAAAAATGCCTCTCCAGTCTCTAACCTTAGAGGCCAGTATGTTCTACCAGCTGTTGTTGCCATTGGTGTTTTATGGGATGCATTTGTTCATATCTGGTAG
- the LOC126676706 gene encoding uncharacterized protein LOC126676706, producing the protein MATDMSKIDNSRSGGVRVYVPPFKVARMMNDVKDKNSEEYQRLTWDALRKSINGLVNKLNAANVKHLIPELFAENLIRGRGLFCRSCMKSQMASPSFTDVFAAMVAVINTKFPQVGHLLLRRVVLQLRRAYKRNDKPQLLAAVKFIAHLVNQLVAHEILALELLTVLLDNPTDDSVQVAVSFVIECGSTLQDLSPKGFYGVFERFRGILHEGVIHKRIQYLVENLFAIRKTKFKGYPAVRSELDLVEQEEQLTHEISLQDDIDPEINLDIFKLDADFLENELKYEKLKKDILGEESDDGEENPSSDDGEEKDEVDDDYDYDEQQMLIQDETETNLVNLRRTVYLTIMGSVSFEECGHKLLKIKLEPGQEMVICSMILDCCSQEKTYNRFYGLLGQRFCTIKKVYQDSFEECFVQQYSMIHRLETNKIRNVAMVFAHLLAADALPWNVLSYIRLTEDDTTSSSRIFLKFLFQELSEHLGISALNKRLTDPTMSNSFQSIFPKDNPRNTRFSINFFTSIGLGGITEDLRCYLKNMPQLIMQQQKCDSESGDNASSSESESGSDSSSSSSGIVRKRSKSCSNGRHKRRKLRRRN; encoded by the exons ATGGCGACAGATATGAGTAAAATTGATAACAGTCGATCAGGCGGCGTTAGGGTTTACGTGCCTCCGTTCAAGGTTGCCCGGATGATGAACGACGTTAAAGATAAAAACAGCGAGGAGTATCAGAGGCTAACCTGGGATGCTCTTCGCAAGAGCATCAACGGTCTGGTGAATAAGCTTAATGCCGCAAACGTTAAGCATTTAATCCCTGAATTGTTCGCCGAGAATCTGATCAGAGGCAGAGGTCTGTTTTGCCGGTCATGTATGAAATCTCAGATGGCTTCTCCGTCATTCACTGATGTATTTGCTGCTATGGTGGCTGTTATTAATACGAAATTCCCACAAGTTGGGCATCTTTTATTGCGCCGAGTGGTGTTGCAGCTGAGGAGAGCATATAAGCGCAATGATAAGCCTCAATTACTGGCTGCTGTGAAGTTCATTGCGCATCTCGTGAACCAGCTCGTTGCTCATGAGATTCTGGCTCTTGAACTCCTTACCGTCTTACTCGATAACCCTACTGACGATAGTGTCCAAGTGGCCGTCTCTTTTGTTATCGAGTGTGGCTCTACTCTCCAAGATTTGTCACCGAAAGGTTTCTATG GAGTTTTCGAGCGCTTCCGGGGGATTCTTCATGAAGGAGTCATTCATAAGCGCATTCAATATTTGGTTGAGAACCTCTTTGCCATCAGAAAAACCAAATTTAAG GGGTACCCGGCTGTTCGTTCTGAACTGGACCTTGTGGAGCAGGAGGAGCAGTTGACTCATGAGATCTCGCTCCAAGATGACATTGATCCTGAGATCAACCTTG ATATTTTCAAGCTCGATGCTGATTTCCTTGAAAATGAGCTGAAGtatgaaaaattaaagaaagaCATCCTCGGTGAGGAATCTGACGATGGAGAAGAGAATCCCAGCTCTGATGATGGAGAAGAAAAAGACGAAgttgatgatgattatgattatgatgaACAGCAGATGCTAATACAGGATGAGACTGAAACTAATCTTGTCAATTTGCGGAGGACTGTTTACCTAACCATTATGGGCAGTGTATCGTTTGAGGAGTGCGGACATAAGTTACTCAAGATCAAACTCGAGCCAGGGCAAGAG ATGGTAATATGCAGTATGATTTTGGACTGCTGCAGCCAAGAAAAAACTTACAACCGTTTCTATGGTCTATTGGGACAAAGGTTTTGCACGATTAAAAAAGTATACCAAGATAGTTTTGAGGAGTGCTTCGTTCAGCAATATTCAATGATACATAGATTAGAAACAAACAAGATACGAAATGTGGCAATGGTTTTCGCCCATCTGCTTGCTGCCGATGCTCTTCCTTGGAACGTATTATCCTACATACGTTTAACTGAAGATGACACCACATCTTCGTCTCGTATATTCCTCAAGTTTCTGTTCCAG GAGTTGTCGGAGCATCTTGGTATTTCTGCTTTGAATAAGCGCCTTACAGATCCTACTATGAGCAACTCTTTTCAGTCTATCTTCCCCAAGGATAATCCCAGGAACACACGTTTTTCAATTAACTTTTTTACGTCAATTGGGCTTGGTGGGATCACTGAAGATTTGCGCTGTTACTTGAAGAATATGCCGCAGCTTATCATGCAACAGCAGAAATGTGACTCGGAATCTGGGGATAATGCTAGTTCATCAGAGTCAGAGAGTGGCTCAGATTCTTCAAGTTCGAGTTCCGGCATTGTTAGAAAACGCAGTAAGAGTTGCAGCAATGGCAGGCACAAAAGAAGGAAGCTACGAAGGCGGAACTAA
- the LOC126676707 gene encoding early nodulin-like protein 20: protein MESKIIMVMVMMMVVMKGAECRLIKIGGRGWIPNYNYTQWLNQHHDQFYVGDWLLFVFDKHYFNVLEVNKTSYENCNDQGFILNITRGGRDVYQLKEARPYYFLSSGGYCWNGMKLAISVQQFSPSTTPVSSPPSINGSPHNNSSRIILVSVSFYVALFWVNFFKP from the exons ATGGAGAGCAAGATAATTATGGTGATGgtgatgatgatggtggtgatGAAGGGTGCAGAATGTAGGTTAATTAAGATAGGTGGAAGAGGATGGATTCCAAATTATAACTACACTCAATGGTTGAATCAACACCATGACCAATTCTATGTTGGTGACTGGCTCT TATTTGTGTTTGACAAGCACTACTTCAATGTACTAGAAGTGAACAAGACAAGCTATGAGAATTGCAATGACCAAGGTTTCATATTGAATATTACAAGGGGTGGTAGAGATGTTTATCAATTGAAAGAGGCAAGGCCATATTACTTCTTGAGCAGTGGAGGGTATTGTTGGAATGGAATGAAATTAGCCATTTCTGTCCAACAATTTTCACCATCAACCACTCCTGTTTCTTCACCACCTTCCATCAATGGCTCTCCTCATAATAATTCTTCAAGGATTATTTTAGTTTCTGTTTCATTTTATGTTGCTTTGTTTTGGGTTAATTTCTTCAAACCATAG
- the LOC126679011 gene encoding uncharacterized protein LOC126679011 → MTSVSTAVLSFPPHFKSPSNFLTTQFHIPTSRTLKTRLYSSSSTAIEDDPQANSELLAMPIDNLRKFCELNTGKWIGSFHQFDTHGKLIQKVNTRLSVGTYGEDELMSLIQTLYIKQPPIYDDEPEWAEYKIKETNMFTVDKYQQIGFFPNERAFALRYQTAGMLETVLRQGVLGEDDTGEESPRNLKLPSRRPSLVCENCLYSQERDRRARAFHIMDPKGFVEMLLVFLEDRGDAVLSHPSLDSNMDNATRILPFLGRWKGHSITKRSGVYGATMAEADTIALLEMDDSGQLIQDITSTSGGGDVTTNVHWTGNMEGDLVMFEGAYQVTLLPGGMYMGYPSNVAKCVEESWSFHLEFCWLEAPGKRQRLVRTYDVEGLAVSSTYFSEIKF, encoded by the exons ATGACTTCAGTTTCCACCGCAGTCTTATCATTCCCACCGCATTTCAAATCTCCATCCAACTTTCTCACCACCCAATTCCACATCCCCACTTCTCGGACTCTCAAAACCCGTTTATATTCCTCCTCTTCCACCGCCATTGAAGATGACCCGCAAGCAAACTCAGAGCTGCTGGCAATGCCCATTGACAATCTTCGAAAATTCTGTGAACTCAATACAGGCAAATGGATTGGCTCTTTTCAT CAATTTGACACTCATGGAAAGTTGATTCAAAAAGTGAACACTAGGCTTTCTGTCGGTACTTATGGAGAAGATGAACTCATGAGCCTCATTCAAAC GCTCTATATAAAACAACCGCCAATTTATGATGACGAGCCGGAATGGGCAGAGTACAAGATAAAGGAAACGAACATGTTTACGGTGGATAAGTATCAACAG ATCGGATTTTTCCCCAATGAGAGGGCTTTTGCTCTGAGATACCAGACTGCTGGCATGTTAGAAACTGTATTAAGACAAGGAGTGTTAGGGGAAGATGACACTGGAGAAGAATCACCTAG AAATCTTAAGCTTCCTTCTCGACGTCCTTCTCTTGTATGCGAAAATTGCCTATACTCACAAGAGAGAGATAGACGGGCAAGAGCTTTTCATATCATGGACCCAAAAGGCTTTGTAGAAATGCTTCTTGTTTTCCTCGAGGATAGAGGTGATGCAGTCCTTTCCCATCCTTCACTTGACAGTAACATG GACAACGCAACAAGAATCCTACCATTTCTTGGTAGATGGAAAGGCCATTCTATAACCAAACGCAGTGGTGTTTATGGAGCAACTATGGCTGAAGCTGATACAATAGCTTTGCTTGAAATGGATGATAGCGGTCAGCTGATTCAG GATATTACTTCCACATCCGGCGGAGGTGATGTAACGACCAACGTGCACTGGACGGGTAACATGGAAGGTGACTTGGTTATGTTTGAGGGAGCATATCAAGTAACGTTGTTACCCGGAGGTATGTACATGGGATACCCATCCAATGTTGCAAAATGTGTTGAAGAATCATGGTCATTTCATCTAGAATTTTGCTGGCTTGAGGCTCCTGGCAAGAGACAAAGACTAGTTAGAACTTATGATGTAGAAGGCTTAGCTGTTTCATCAACTTACTTTtctgaaattaaattttga
- the LOC126676253 gene encoding probable WRKY transcription factor 3 isoform X2 yields the protein MAEKQYFTETRAITAPSRPTITLPPRPSMDNFFSGVGLSPGPMTLVSSFFSDNYANTPESDYRSFSQLLAGAIASSPMARSSFFTDSDSSSSSIPSDNGASSSKQQDGVHNNSGNLGFKQSRPMNLVVAHHSPLFTVPPGLSPSGLLNSPGFFSPPQSPFGMSHQQALAQVTAQAALNHMHLQAQYQPAPVAASTELLTRQPSFTPDEASQQQMLPSTSQTQSSMVETSELSHCNKKQQLPIAVDKPSEDGYNWRKYGQKPIKGSEYPRSYYKCTHLNCPVKKKVERSSDGQITEIIYKGQHNHEQSQPSKRAKDSSDQNASTSSQSKSEFSFIAQAGSINKLTETIPAHSVSGREHESMQADPIQLHGSSDSDEAGETRAEDGDEDEPNPKRRQTDVGTTEVALPQKTVTESKIIVQTRSEVDLLDDGYRWRKYGQKVVKGNPHPSCLPISQYGE from the exons ATGGCAGAAAAACAATACTTTACAGAAACCAGAGCAATCACAGCACCTTCACGCCCAACCATAACACTGCCACCTCGGCCGTCGATGGATAACTTTTTCAGTGGCGTCGGACTTAGTCCCGGCCCCATGACTTTAGTCTCGTCTTTTTTCTCGGATAACTATGCTAATACTCCCGAGTCTGATTATCGCTCTTTTTCTCAGCTTCTTGCTGGTGCTATTGCTTCTTCTCCCATGGCTAGATCTTCTTTTTTCACTGATTCTgattcttcttcctcttcaatACCCAGTGATAATGGCGCTTCTTCTTCTAAGCAGCAAGATGGGGTTCATAATAATAGTGGGAATTTGGGGTTTAAGCAAAGTAGGCCTATGAATTTAGTGGTTGCTCATCATTCTCCTTTGTTTACTGTTCCTCCTGGGTTAAGCCCTTCTGGGTTGTTGAATTCTCCTGGCTTCTTTTCTCCTCCCCAG AGTCCCTTTGGAATGTCCCACCAGCAAGCCTTGGCACAGGTTACAGCTCAAGCTGCACTAAATCACATGCACCTGCAAGCTCAGTATCAACCTGCTCCAGTAGCCGCTTCCACAGAGTTATTGACACGGCAGCCCTCCTTTACTCCCGATGAAGCTTCACAGCAACAGATGCTGCCTTCAACCTCTCAGACTCAGAGTTCCATGGTTGAAACGTCAGAGCTTTCTCACTGTAATAAGAAGCAGCAACTTCCTATTGCTGTTGATAAACCGAGTGAAGATGGCTACAACTGGCGCAAATATGGGCAGAAGCCAATTAAGGGCAGCGAATATCCGCGAAGTTATTACAAATGCACTCATCTGAATTGTCCTGTTAAAAAGAAGGTTGAGCGTTCTAGTGATGGCCAAATAACTGAGATCATCTATAAAGGCCAGCATAACCATGAGCAGTCTCAACCTAGTAAGCGTGCAAAAGATAGCAGTGACCAAAACGCCAGCACAAGTTCTCAGTCGAAGTCTGAATTTAGTTTCATAGCTCAAGCTGGTAGCATAAATAAGTTGACAGAAACAATACCTGCTCATTCAGTGTCTGGGAGGGAACATGAGTCTATGCAAGCAGATCCAATACAACTACATGGATCAAGTGACAGTGATGAAGCAGGTGAAACAAGAGCAGAAGATGGGGATGAGGATGAACCGAACCCAAAAAGAAGGCAA ACAGATGTTGGTACAACTGAGGTTGCTTTGCCACAGAAAACTGTAACAGAATCAAAAATCATTGTTCAAACAAGAAGTGAAGTTGATCTATTGGATGATGGCTACAGGTGGCGGAAGTATGGCCAGAAGGTGGTCAAAGGGAATCCTCATCCAAG TTGTCTTCCAATCAGTCAATATGGGGAATGA
- the LOC126676253 gene encoding probable WRKY transcription factor 4 isoform X1, whose translation MAEKQYFTETRAITAPSRPTITLPPRPSMDNFFSGVGLSPGPMTLVSSFFSDNYANTPESDYRSFSQLLAGAIASSPMARSSFFTDSDSSSSSIPSDNGASSSKQQDGVHNNSGNLGFKQSRPMNLVVAHHSPLFTVPPGLSPSGLLNSPGFFSPPQSPFGMSHQQALAQVTAQAALNHMHLQAQYQPAPVAASTELLTRQPSFTPDEASQQQMLPSTSQTQSSMVETSELSHCNKKQQLPIAVDKPSEDGYNWRKYGQKPIKGSEYPRSYYKCTHLNCPVKKKVERSSDGQITEIIYKGQHNHEQSQPSKRAKDSSDQNASTSSQSKSEFSFIAQAGSINKLTETIPAHSVSGREHESMQADPIQLHGSSDSDEAGETRAEDGDEDEPNPKRRQTDVGTTEVALPQKTVTESKIIVQTRSEVDLLDDGYRWRKYGQKVVKGNPHPRSYYKCTSAGCNVRKHVERAPADPKAVITTYEGKHNHDVPAARNSSHSTANNNAQQLKPQKVVAEKHPLLRGMDFGNNNQRPVLLRLKEEEIAV comes from the exons ATGGCAGAAAAACAATACTTTACAGAAACCAGAGCAATCACAGCACCTTCACGCCCAACCATAACACTGCCACCTCGGCCGTCGATGGATAACTTTTTCAGTGGCGTCGGACTTAGTCCCGGCCCCATGACTTTAGTCTCGTCTTTTTTCTCGGATAACTATGCTAATACTCCCGAGTCTGATTATCGCTCTTTTTCTCAGCTTCTTGCTGGTGCTATTGCTTCTTCTCCCATGGCTAGATCTTCTTTTTTCACTGATTCTgattcttcttcctcttcaatACCCAGTGATAATGGCGCTTCTTCTTCTAAGCAGCAAGATGGGGTTCATAATAATAGTGGGAATTTGGGGTTTAAGCAAAGTAGGCCTATGAATTTAGTGGTTGCTCATCATTCTCCTTTGTTTACTGTTCCTCCTGGGTTAAGCCCTTCTGGGTTGTTGAATTCTCCTGGCTTCTTTTCTCCTCCCCAG AGTCCCTTTGGAATGTCCCACCAGCAAGCCTTGGCACAGGTTACAGCTCAAGCTGCACTAAATCACATGCACCTGCAAGCTCAGTATCAACCTGCTCCAGTAGCCGCTTCCACAGAGTTATTGACACGGCAGCCCTCCTTTACTCCCGATGAAGCTTCACAGCAACAGATGCTGCCTTCAACCTCTCAGACTCAGAGTTCCATGGTTGAAACGTCAGAGCTTTCTCACTGTAATAAGAAGCAGCAACTTCCTATTGCTGTTGATAAACCGAGTGAAGATGGCTACAACTGGCGCAAATATGGGCAGAAGCCAATTAAGGGCAGCGAATATCCGCGAAGTTATTACAAATGCACTCATCTGAATTGTCCTGTTAAAAAGAAGGTTGAGCGTTCTAGTGATGGCCAAATAACTGAGATCATCTATAAAGGCCAGCATAACCATGAGCAGTCTCAACCTAGTAAGCGTGCAAAAGATAGCAGTGACCAAAACGCCAGCACAAGTTCTCAGTCGAAGTCTGAATTTAGTTTCATAGCTCAAGCTGGTAGCATAAATAAGTTGACAGAAACAATACCTGCTCATTCAGTGTCTGGGAGGGAACATGAGTCTATGCAAGCAGATCCAATACAACTACATGGATCAAGTGACAGTGATGAAGCAGGTGAAACAAGAGCAGAAGATGGGGATGAGGATGAACCGAACCCAAAAAGAAGGCAA ACAGATGTTGGTACAACTGAGGTTGCTTTGCCACAGAAAACTGTAACAGAATCAAAAATCATTGTTCAAACAAGAAGTGAAGTTGATCTATTGGATGATGGCTACAGGTGGCGGAAGTATGGCCAGAAGGTGGTCAAAGGGAATCCTCATCCAAG GAGCTACTATAAATGCACTAGTGCTGGGTGCAACGTCCGTAAGCATGTTGAGAGAGCTCCAGCAGACCCTAAAGCTGTCATAACTACCTATGAAGGAAAACATAATCACGACGTTCCTGCTGCTAGAAACAGCAGCCATAGCACAGCCAACAACAATGCACAACAACTGAAACCTCAAAAGGTGGTGGCTGAGAAGCATCCTTTGCTTCGAGGGATGGACTTCGGGAACAATAACCAAAGACCAGTCCTTTTACGACTAAAAGAAGAGGAAATTGCAGTATAA